Proteins encoded in a region of the Flavobacteriaceae bacterium HL-DH10 genome:
- the thiE gene encoding thiamine phosphate synthase: MNIAKLHYISQGKTPEEHLKNIQKACTFGAEQVQLRLKNTDEHIIIKTAEKAREITAHYQTRLIINDHYKIAKAVNADGVHLGKTDTCPAIAREYLGKWFMIGGTANTLEDCEYLISKNVDYIGLGPFRFTKTKNNLSPILGLEGYQTILDELKTQTPIIAIGGIVENDISQLLQTGIYGIAMSGAITKDFNTISTFNKLLNASATQEQRHTF, encoded by the coding sequence ATGAACATCGCTAAATTACATTATATATCACAAGGAAAAACGCCGGAAGAGCATCTTAAAAACATTCAAAAGGCCTGTACTTTTGGTGCTGAACAAGTTCAACTTCGACTTAAAAATACAGATGAGCATATCATAATAAAAACGGCTGAAAAAGCCAGAGAAATTACAGCGCATTACCAAACACGATTAATTATAAATGACCATTACAAAATAGCAAAAGCAGTTAATGCTGATGGCGTTCATTTAGGAAAAACTGATACTTGTCCAGCTATTGCTCGAGAGTATTTAGGGAAATGGTTTATGATTGGAGGTACGGCTAATACGCTCGAAGATTGCGAATATTTAATTAGTAAAAACGTCGATTATATTGGTTTAGGACCTTTCAGATTTACGAAAACTAAAAATAATTTAAGTCCTATTTTAGGATTGGAAGGCTACCAAACCATACTTGATGAACTAAAAACCCAAACTCCAATTATAGCAATTGGAGGCATTGTTGAAAACGATATTTCGCAACTTTTACAAACTGGAATTTATGGTATTGCGATGTCTGGAGCCATCACTAAGGATTTCAATACCATTTCAACGTTCAATAAATTACTAAACGCATCAGCAACACAAGAACAACGACACACTTTTTAA
- a CDS encoding hydroxymethylpyrimidine/phosphomethylpyrimidine kinase, whose product MQNDKKYILSIAGFDPSSGAGLTQDIKTFEAHGLYGLSVCTAITVQNDVDFKQCIWTNPKIISAQIKTLFERFHISVVKIGIVQSWDILLDILKQLKDLNPEIKIVLDPILKASSGYDFHSKDHQNILDAIWISCDIITPNYDEINSLYPNLSVQDTLEHMSSLTNIYLKGGHREDKKGWDELYYNRIVMVNIPPKAETISNKHGSGCVLSSALASNLALDIHLEDASKLAKYYTERFLNSNTSLLGNQTYQTKK is encoded by the coding sequence ATGCAAAACGACAAAAAATACATATTATCCATTGCGGGATTCGACCCGAGTAGCGGGGCAGGACTCACTCAGGACATTAAGACTTTTGAAGCGCATGGTCTTTACGGGTTATCGGTTTGTACCGCCATTACCGTTCAAAACGATGTGGATTTTAAACAATGTATTTGGACGAATCCTAAAATTATTTCAGCACAAATTAAAACCCTATTTGAACGCTTTCATATTTCAGTAGTTAAAATTGGGATTGTACAATCTTGGGATATTTTACTCGATATTTTAAAACAATTGAAAGATTTAAATCCTGAAATAAAAATTGTTTTAGATCCTATTTTAAAAGCCAGTTCAGGTTATGATTTTCACTCTAAAGACCATCAAAATATTCTGGATGCTATTTGGATATCCTGTGACATTATCACCCCAAATTACGACGAGATTAATAGTTTATATCCAAATTTAAGTGTTCAAGACACCCTCGAACACATGTCATCTTTAACTAATATTTATCTAAAAGGAGGTCATCGAGAAGATAAAAAAGGCTGGGATGAATTGTATTATAATCGCATTGTAATGGTAAATATTCCGCCAAAGGCTGAAACCATTTCCAATAAACACGGTAGTGGTTGTGTCTTATCCTCAGCTTTAGCGTCCAATTTAGCTTTAGATATTCATTTGGAAGACGCCTCAAAATTGGCTAAATATTATACCGAACGGTTCTTAAATTCTAACACAAGTTTACTCGGTAATCAAACCTATCAAACAAAAAAATAA
- a CDS encoding thiamine phosphate synthase, with product MVVLIAPEYDIKNEMVILHELFREGLPYYHFRKPHYNYEEYCEYLNQIDSQYHNRVVVHQFHELFQHYNLKGIHFQEAKRREVSVETLENIRNKYKISMSSSFHSPEELGDCKFNFDYHLLSPVFSSISKQGYKGQGFDVNHINKTIIGMGGVTTKNLNEFDKLGYQGIGVLGGIWQSPSPINDFKKMRNHFLFKS from the coding sequence ATGGTAGTTCTAATTGCTCCTGAATACGATATTAAAAATGAAATGGTAATCCTTCACGAGTTGTTTCGTGAAGGATTACCATACTACCATTTTCGAAAACCACATTATAATTATGAAGAGTATTGTGAGTACTTAAATCAAATCGATTCACAATATCACAATAGAGTTGTGGTTCATCAGTTTCATGAGCTTTTTCAACATTATAATTTAAAAGGCATTCACTTTCAGGAAGCAAAAAGGAGAGAAGTCTCTGTTGAAACTCTTGAAAACATTAGAAACAAATACAAGATAAGCATGAGCAGTTCATTTCATTCTCCTGAAGAACTCGGCGATTGTAAGTTCAATTTCGATTATCACTTGTTAAGTCCGGTGTTTTCATCCATTTCAAAACAAGGCTATAAAGGGCAGGGGTTTGATGTAAATCATATCAATAAAACCATCATTGGTATGGGAGGCGTCACCACAAAAAATCTTAACGAATTTGATAAACTGGGGTACCAAGGTATAGGTGTTTTAGGTGGTATTTGGCAAAGCCCATCTCCTATAAACGATTTTAAAAAGATGAGAAATCATTTTCTATTTAAGTCTTAA
- the thiC gene encoding phosphomethylpyrimidine synthase ThiC has translation MKNKDTAPKAGQITRNPFPNSKKIYVSGKLHPQIKVAMREIALSETKDTFTEKLTPNEPVTVYDTSGPYTDPEKEINVHNGIERIREQWIIDRGDVEQLDQFSSEYCNQRLKDTSLDHMRFAHLKKPLRAKKGKNVTQIHYAKQGIITPEMEYIAIRENQRIDEMTEIRKQHPGQDFGASIPNKITPEFVRDEVARGRAVIPSNINHPEAEPMILGRNFLVKINANIGNSATTSSIEEEVEKAVWACRWGADNIMDLSTGQNIHETREWIIRNSPVPVGTVPIYQALEKVNGVAEDLTWEIFRDTLIEQAEQGVDYFTIHAGVLLRYVPMTAKRITGIVSRGGSIMAKWCLAHHKESFLYTHFEDICEIMKSYDVAFSLGDGLRPGSIADANDEAQFAELETLGELTQIARKHDVQCFIEGPGHVPMHMIKENMEKQIEVCDEAPFYTLGPLTTDIAPGYDHITSGIGAAMIGWYGCAMLCYVTPKEHLGLPNKEDVRVGVVTYKLAAHAADLAKGHPGAQHRDNALSMARFEFRWEDQFNLGLDPERAREYHDETLPAQGAKIAHFCSMCGPKFCSMKISQEVRDFAKENDIVENEVIKKGMKEKSQEFKEKGSEVYL, from the coding sequence ATGAAAAATAAAGACACAGCACCAAAAGCAGGGCAAATTACTAGAAACCCGTTTCCAAATTCTAAAAAGATTTATGTTTCAGGGAAACTCCATCCGCAAATAAAAGTGGCTATGCGTGAGATTGCCTTAAGCGAGACAAAAGATACCTTTACCGAAAAATTAACCCCAAACGAACCAGTAACGGTTTATGATACCTCTGGACCTTATACCGATCCGGAAAAAGAAATTAACGTGCATAACGGTATTGAACGCATTCGCGAACAATGGATTATAGATCGCGGCGATGTCGAGCAATTAGATCAATTTTCTTCTGAATATTGTAACCAACGTTTAAAGGATACGAGTTTAGACCACATGCGTTTTGCACATTTAAAAAAGCCATTACGAGCTAAAAAAGGGAAGAATGTTACCCAGATACATTACGCAAAACAAGGCATTATTACGCCAGAAATGGAATACATCGCCATTCGCGAAAATCAGCGTATCGATGAAATGACCGAGATTAGAAAACAACATCCGGGTCAAGATTTCGGGGCTTCAATTCCAAATAAAATCACACCAGAATTTGTACGTGATGAAGTTGCTCGTGGTCGTGCCGTGATTCCTTCAAACATCAATCACCCTGAAGCCGAACCTATGATTTTAGGGCGTAATTTCTTAGTGAAAATTAATGCGAATATTGGTAATTCAGCAACCACATCATCCATTGAAGAAGAAGTTGAAAAAGCGGTTTGGGCATGCCGTTGGGGAGCCGATAACATTATGGATTTATCTACCGGGCAAAACATTCATGAAACCCGCGAATGGATTATTCGAAACTCACCAGTTCCTGTTGGAACAGTACCTATTTATCAAGCTTTAGAAAAAGTAAATGGCGTTGCCGAAGACCTAACATGGGAAATTTTCCGTGATACCTTAATAGAGCAAGCAGAGCAAGGGGTAGACTATTTCACTATACACGCCGGAGTACTGTTACGTTACGTACCAATGACTGCCAAACGTATTACCGGTATTGTCTCTCGTGGCGGATCCATCATGGCAAAATGGTGTTTGGCACATCATAAAGAAAGTTTCTTATATACGCATTTCGAAGACATTTGTGAGATTATGAAATCGTATGACGTTGCTTTCTCTTTAGGTGATGGTTTACGTCCAGGCTCCATTGCCGATGCTAATGATGAAGCTCAGTTTGCTGAATTGGAAACCTTAGGTGAACTTACTCAAATTGCTCGTAAGCATGATGTACAATGCTTTATTGAAGGCCCTGGACATGTACCCATGCACATGATTAAAGAAAATATGGAGAAACAAATCGAGGTTTGTGATGAAGCGCCCTTCTATACTTTAGGTCCGTTAACCACCGATATTGCTCCGGGATACGACCATATTACTTCGGGTATTGGAGCCGCTATGATTGGCTGGTATGGCTGTGCCATGTTATGTTATGTGACACCTAAAGAACACCTTGGTTTACCAAATAAAGAAGATGTTAGAGTAGGTGTGGTAACCTATAAACTAGCCGCTCATGCTGCCGATTTAGCAAAAGGGCATCCAGGAGCACAACACCGCGATAATGCCTTAAGTATGGCACGTTTTGAATTCCGTTGGGAAGACCAGTTTAACCTTGGTTTAGACCCAGAACGTGCGCGTGAATACCACGATGAAACCTTACCAGCCCAGGGAGCTAAAATTGCTCATTTCTGTTCAATGTGCGGCCCGAAATTCTGCTCCATGAAAATTTCTCAAGAAGTGCGTGACTTTGCTAAAGAAAATGACATTGTAGAAAACGAAGTCATTAAAAAAGGGATGAAAGAAAAGTCTCAGGAATTTAAAGAAAAAGGTTCTGAGGTGTATCTATAG
- the thiS gene encoding sulfur carrier protein ThiS, which yields MITIHLNEQALNIDNNVNISQLLQQENFPQIGIAVAINQQIISKSNWEEQLLQDGDNILIIQATQGG from the coding sequence ATGATAACGATTCACCTTAACGAACAAGCTCTGAATATTGATAACAACGTCAATATTTCACAGCTTCTGCAACAGGAAAATTTTCCACAAATTGGCATTGCTGTAGCCATCAATCAACAGATTATTTCCAAATCCAATTGGGAAGAACAATTACTTCAGGATGGCGATAATATTCTCATCATTCAGGCAACCCAAGGCGGATAA
- a CDS encoding M1 family metallopeptidase: MKRLFISAFSLLFLISCNSTKEITSTTAPLPQTHLTPLLSNTNKTSSYWQQHVDYKMEIDMNVKTYQYKGKQTLVYTNNSPDVLNKVFYHLYFNAFQPGSEMDVRSRTIADPDGRVKDRISKLKPNEIGYIKVNALNQNGIALKYETVGTVLEVDLAKPIQPGESVTFIMNFDAQVPVQIRRSGRNNKEGVALSMAQWYPKLAEYDFEGWHADPYIGREFHGVWGNFDVKLTIDKDYVIGGTGYLQNPNEIGYGYETGIVNRPKGNKLTWHFVAPNVHDFTWAADPDYNHDTMQVPNGPLLHFFYKNTLSEKQKDNWKRIQPKSVEFMQYYSKTVGKYPYKQYSIIQGGDGGMEYAMCTLILGEGTYEGIIKGTISHEMAHTWFQFLLASNESKHPWMDEGFSTYIEYNGVNTIFNEGKTNPLKDIYNAYIYLAKSGKEQPQTTHGDRYNFNRSYSLASYYKGAVFLAQLGYIMGEDNLQLTIKKYFNDFAFKHPKPLDIIRTAEKISGLELDWYLTDFTQTTNTIDYGIKTVENNTVTLERIGIMPMPIDLTVTYTDGTTEDFYIPLQMMRGEKPTSATIIKDWAWAYPTYTFATSKTVKSVEIDPKNMMADINRENNKM; encoded by the coding sequence ATGAAACGTTTATTTATTTCTGCATTTAGTTTACTATTTTTAATCTCTTGTAATAGTACAAAAGAAATAACATCTACTACAGCACCTTTACCACAAACACACTTAACTCCTTTATTATCAAACACTAACAAAACATCTTCGTATTGGCAACAGCATGTAGATTATAAAATGGAGATTGATATGAATGTAAAAACATATCAATATAAAGGAAAACAAACTTTAGTATATACCAATAATTCACCAGACGTTTTAAACAAGGTGTTTTACCATCTATATTTTAATGCCTTTCAGCCGGGTAGCGAAATGGATGTACGCTCACGAACTATTGCTGACCCTGACGGACGAGTAAAAGACCGTATTAGTAAACTTAAACCAAATGAAATCGGGTATATTAAAGTAAACGCATTAAATCAAAATGGTATAGCTTTAAAATACGAAACAGTAGGCACGGTTTTAGAAGTAGATCTGGCAAAACCTATTCAACCAGGAGAAAGCGTAACGTTTATCATGAATTTTGACGCGCAAGTTCCTGTGCAAATACGTCGTTCAGGAAGAAATAATAAAGAAGGAGTTGCCTTATCAATGGCACAATGGTACCCAAAACTAGCCGAATACGATTTTGAAGGTTGGCATGCCGACCCCTATATAGGTCGTGAATTCCACGGTGTTTGGGGGAATTTTGATGTAAAACTGACTATTGATAAAGATTATGTTATTGGTGGTACTGGTTATCTTCAAAACCCGAATGAAATAGGTTATGGTTACGAAACTGGAATTGTAAATAGACCAAAAGGCAATAAACTTACTTGGCATTTTGTAGCACCAAATGTGCATGATTTTACATGGGCTGCCGATCCTGATTATAATCATGATACCATGCAAGTACCTAACGGCCCATTACTCCACTTTTTCTATAAAAATACTTTATCAGAAAAACAAAAAGATAATTGGAAAAGAATTCAGCCTAAATCTGTAGAATTCATGCAATACTACAGTAAAACAGTTGGTAAATATCCTTACAAACAATACTCTATTATTCAAGGAGGTGATGGTGGTATGGAATACGCCATGTGCACGCTTATTCTTGGAGAAGGTACCTATGAAGGAATTATTAAAGGCACTATTTCACATGAAATGGCACATACATGGTTCCAGTTCTTATTAGCTTCAAATGAATCTAAACATCCATGGATGGATGAAGGCTTTTCAACCTATATTGAATATAATGGCGTAAACACTATTTTTAATGAAGGAAAAACAAATCCTTTAAAAGATATTTATAACGCTTATATATATCTTGCAAAATCTGGAAAAGAACAACCACAAACTACTCATGGAGACAGATATAATTTTAACAGATCTTATAGCTTAGCCTCTTACTATAAAGGCGCTGTGTTTTTGGCACAATTAGGTTATATAATGGGGGAAGACAATTTACAGCTTACTATTAAAAAATATTTTAACGATTTTGCTTTTAAACACCCAAAACCACTTGATATTATTAGAACTGCCGAAAAAATATCTGGATTAGAATTAGATTGGTATTTAACTGATTTTACTCAAACCACCAACACTATTGATTATGGTATAAAAACAGTTGAAAATAACACTGTAACTCTAGAACGTATTGGCATCATGCCAATGCCTATCGATTTAACAGTTACTTATACAGATGGAACTACCGAAGATTTCTATATTCCGTTACAAATGATGCGTGGCGAAAAACCAACCTCAGCAACTATTATAAAAGACTGGGCTTGGGCATATCCAACTTACACGTTCGCAACTTCAAAAACAGTAAAATCTGTAGAAATTGACCCAAAAAACATGATGGCCGATATTAACAGAGAAAACAATAAAATGTAA
- a CDS encoding S8 family serine peptidase codes for MKTIKILSLSVLATALFYGCGSTADILSTPIENIDSSPLKVSELTENEKHTWGHLDLVKDTIPGMSVEKAYKEIIKNKKGETVIVAVIDTGIDIDHEDLNDVIWTNKEEIPNNGKDDDKNGYVDDIHGWNFLGDGYNEQLEYVRILASGDTSNTEYSKAQAEYDKEYQKYNGYKTNYEQILQQITSADDAITKYLGKSDYTKAEVNAIKTEDEALTQAIQVAKYMYSNDMDSLSEAKKEIKNGLESINDRLNYNLNKAFKGRINDDNPDDMSTKFYGNGNIKPVKKTESHGTHVAGIIAAERNNGKGANGVANNVKIMSLRAVPNGDEYDKDIALAIRYAVDNGAKVINGSFGKYYSPHSEWVRDAITYAGKNDVLFINAAGNEGADIDITNVYPNDAIGVGPEVSNTFITVGALEPKYGSGMIAGFSNYGKVNVDVFAPGAKIYSTTPENEYDTKGGTSMAAPAVAGVAALIRSYFPKLSAAQVKQIILDSGLAINTKVIVGGDTNDIKPFADLVKSAKMVNAYNALIMAAKTAN; via the coding sequence ATGAAAACAATTAAAATTCTATCACTTTCAGTACTTGCTACTGCTTTATTTTATGGCTGCGGAAGTACTGCAGATATTCTATCAACTCCTATTGAAAATATTGACAGTTCACCATTAAAAGTATCGGAATTAACAGAAAATGAAAAACATACTTGGGGACACTTAGATTTAGTAAAAGATACCATTCCAGGAATGAGTGTTGAAAAAGCATATAAAGAGATTATTAAAAATAAAAAAGGAGAAACTGTTATTGTTGCGGTAATTGACACTGGAATTGATATCGATCATGAAGATTTAAATGATGTGATTTGGACCAATAAAGAAGAAATTCCAAATAATGGAAAAGACGATGATAAAAACGGCTATGTTGATGATATACATGGTTGGAATTTTTTAGGTGATGGTTATAACGAACAATTAGAATATGTACGCATTCTTGCAAGTGGAGATACCAGCAATACTGAGTACTCTAAAGCCCAAGCTGAATACGATAAAGAATACCAAAAATACAATGGTTATAAAACCAATTATGAACAAATTTTACAGCAAATTACAAGTGCTGATGATGCTATTACAAAATACTTAGGTAAATCTGATTATACCAAAGCAGAGGTAAATGCTATTAAAACAGAAGACGAAGCACTAACCCAAGCTATACAAGTTGCCAAATACATGTACAGTAATGATATGGATTCTTTAAGCGAGGCAAAAAAAGAAATAAAAAATGGCTTAGAAAGTATAAATGATCGTTTAAACTATAACCTAAACAAAGCATTTAAAGGACGTATAAATGATGATAACCCAGATGATATGTCTACTAAATTCTACGGTAATGGAAACATAAAACCTGTTAAAAAAACAGAAAGCCACGGTACACACGTTGCTGGTATTATTGCAGCCGAACGCAATAACGGAAAAGGAGCGAATGGTGTGGCTAATAATGTTAAAATTATGAGTTTAAGAGCTGTTCCAAATGGTGATGAGTACGATAAGGACATTGCACTTGCTATTAGATATGCAGTTGATAATGGTGCCAAAGTTATTAACGGAAGTTTTGGCAAATACTATTCGCCTCATAGTGAGTGGGTTCGTGATGCTATTACTTATGCTGGAAAAAATGATGTGCTTTTTATTAATGCAGCAGGAAATGAAGGTGCCGATATAGACATTACAAATGTTTACCCTAATGATGCTATTGGCGTGGGTCCAGAAGTTTCAAATACATTTATAACTGTAGGTGCTTTAGAGCCTAAATATGGTTCTGGTATGATAGCTGGCTTTTCTAATTATGGTAAAGTAAATGTAGATGTATTTGCACCAGGCGCAAAAATATATTCTACAACACCAGAAAATGAATATGACACAAAAGGTGGTACTTCAATGGCTGCTCCAGCTGTTGCAGGTGTTGCTGCTTTAATTCGTTCATATTTCCCTAAATTAAGTGCTGCTCAAGTAAAGCAAATTATACTAGACTCTGGTTTAGCTATTAACACAAAAGTAATTGTTGGTGGTGATACTAATGATATAAAACCTTTTGCAGATTTAGTCAAATCTGCAAAAATGGTTAATGCTTATAATGCTTTAATAATGGCAGCAAAAACAGCTAATTAA
- a CDS encoding MBL fold metallo-hydrolase, whose amino-acid sequence MNLYPINAGNFKLDGGAMFGVVPKSIWQKTNPADANNMIDLTARCLLIEDGNRLILIDNGMGNKQSDKFFGYYFPWGDFTLDRSLKKQGFHRDDITDVFLTHLHFDHCGGSIQWNKDKTGYEPAFKNAAFWSNKNHWQWATQPNRRERASFLKENILPMEESGQLKFTSLPETDMLKNSELDFDIFFADGHTDKQMIPMIHYKGKTICFMADLLPTVGHLPLPFVMGYDTRPLLTLNEKEKFLNMAADNNYYLFLEHDAHNEIITVTKTDKGVRLKNTFSTQDIFN is encoded by the coding sequence ATGAATTTATACCCAATAAACGCTGGAAATTTTAAGCTAGATGGTGGTGCTATGTTTGGTGTTGTGCCTAAATCTATATGGCAAAAAACCAATCCTGCCGATGCCAATAATATGATTGATTTAACAGCGCGTTGCCTACTTATTGAAGATGGGAACAGGCTTATATTAATTGACAATGGTATGGGCAATAAACAATCTGATAAATTTTTTGGATATTACTTTCCTTGGGGTGATTTTACTTTAGATCGCTCACTAAAAAAACAAGGATTTCACCGAGATGATATTACCGATGTTTTTTTAACACATTTACATTTTGATCATTGTGGAGGCAGTATTCAATGGAATAAAGACAAAACAGGTTACGAACCTGCTTTTAAAAATGCTGCTTTTTGGAGTAATAAAAACCATTGGCAATGGGCAACTCAACCTAACAGACGCGAAAGAGCTTCCTTTTTAAAAGAAAATATTTTACCTATGGAAGAAAGCGGACAATTAAAATTTACATCGCTTCCTGAAACGGATATGCTTAAAAATTCTGAACTTGATTTCGATATCTTTTTTGCCGATGGGCATACCGATAAACAAATGATTCCTATGATACATTACAAAGGAAAAACCATTTGTTTTATGGCAGATTTACTACCTACTGTTGGACATTTACCTCTTCCATTTGTTATGGGGTACGACACTAGACCATTATTAACATTAAACGAAAAAGAAAAATTTCTTAATATGGCAGCCGACAATAATTACTACTTGTTTTTAGAACACGATGCACATAATGAAATTATTACAGTGACTAAAACAGATAAAGGGGTCAGATTAAAAAACACCTTTTCAACTCAAGACATATTTAATTAA